A stretch of the Pseudomonadota bacterium genome encodes the following:
- a CDS encoding response regulator transcription factor: MDLAMRGMGGLEAIRRIRARFAESAVVVFTMHDDPMIATRALKAGAAAFVTKTSAPRDLVEAVRRAGQGECYLSQDIAQAIALCSLDTQKSALTALTAREFEIFRMLAEGKACAQIAGSLSLSPKSVSNYSLRIKQKLGAPSVADLVRLAMTEGITNAPRERSSATGSAHLD; this comes from the coding sequence GTGGATCTGGCCATGCGGGGCATGGGGGGACTCGAGGCCATTCGGCGCATCCGCGCCCGCTTTGCCGAGTCCGCAGTGGTCGTTTTCACGATGCATGACGACCCCATGATCGCGACCCGCGCCCTCAAGGCGGGTGCCGCCGCCTTCGTGACCAAGACGAGCGCGCCGCGCGATCTAGTCGAGGCCGTCCGGCGCGCCGGTCAAGGGGAGTGCTATCTGAGCCAGGACATAGCGCAGGCCATCGCGCTCTGCAGCCTCGACACGCAGAAGAGCGCGCTCACCGCGCTGACGGCACGCGAGTTCGAGATCTTCCGCATGCTCGCCGAGGGCAAGGCGTGCGCCCAGATCGCGGGGTCCTTGTCCTTATCGCCGAAGTCGGTGTCCAACTATTCCCTGCGCATAAAACAGAAGCTCGGCGCCCCGAGCGTCGCCGACCTCGTGAGGCTCGCTATGACGGAGGGAATCACCAACGCGCCGCGGGAGAGATCGAGCGCAACCGGCTCCGCCCACTTGGATTGA